From a region of the Actinopolymorpha singaporensis genome:
- a CDS encoding acyl-CoA dehydrogenase family protein — protein MNPTGRFATHAVSNQPPPLAPHDALAADRALGEALTRWGRPGLAAAGGRLAEIGALAGSEQAREWAFDAHRHAPRLVTHDRYGERADEVEFHPSWHHLLGRAVGWGLHGAAWTSGEATPHLARAAGFYLWSQAEAGHGCPVSMTYAAVPALRAEDSLSAAWTPKLSSTAYDPGLRPVAGKRGALAGMAMTEKQGGSDVRSNTTRADPGGADGEYVLTGHKWFCSAPMSDVFLVLAQAPGGLTCFVLPRVLPDGTRNAVRLVRLKDKLGNRSNASAEVEFEGALATRLGPEGRGVATILAMVNATRLDCVLGSAALMRRAVGEAIWHATHRWAFGRSLADQPAMANVLADLALEQEAATTLAMRLAAATDAAATDPGERALLRIALPAAKYYVCKRAPAVAAEALECLGGNGYVEESGMPMLFRESPLNSIWEGAGSVQALDVLRALSREPDALTAWLGEIAPARGADPRLDHAVDDLLTSLADLSEPEYAARRLAERIAVVFQGALLVRYAPAEAADAFCASRLGPGGCATFGTLPRGTDAAAVVERAAPAPLPAGDDG, from the coding sequence ATGAACCCAACTGGCCGGTTCGCCACCCACGCGGTGTCCAACCAGCCGCCGCCGCTGGCGCCACACGATGCGCTCGCCGCCGACCGCGCGCTCGGCGAGGCGCTCACCCGCTGGGGCCGGCCCGGCCTCGCCGCCGCCGGAGGGCGGCTCGCCGAGATCGGCGCGCTGGCCGGGTCGGAGCAGGCGCGGGAGTGGGCGTTCGACGCCCATCGGCACGCGCCGCGCCTGGTCACCCACGACCGCTACGGAGAACGCGCCGACGAGGTGGAGTTCCACCCGTCCTGGCACCACCTCCTCGGCCGGGCGGTCGGATGGGGGCTGCACGGGGCGGCCTGGACCAGTGGCGAGGCCACGCCCCACCTGGCCCGGGCCGCCGGCTTCTACCTGTGGAGCCAGGCCGAGGCCGGCCACGGCTGCCCCGTGTCGATGACGTACGCCGCCGTGCCGGCCCTGCGCGCCGAGGATTCGCTGTCGGCCGCGTGGACGCCGAAGCTGTCCTCCACCGCGTACGACCCGGGCCTGCGGCCGGTCGCCGGCAAGCGGGGCGCGCTGGCCGGCATGGCGATGACGGAGAAGCAGGGCGGTTCCGACGTACGTTCCAACACCACCAGGGCGGACCCCGGTGGTGCGGACGGTGAGTACGTCCTGACCGGGCACAAGTGGTTCTGTTCGGCGCCGATGAGCGACGTGTTCCTCGTCCTCGCCCAGGCGCCGGGCGGGCTCACCTGCTTCGTACTGCCACGGGTGCTGCCCGACGGCACCCGCAACGCCGTCCGGCTGGTACGGCTGAAGGACAAGCTCGGCAACCGGTCCAACGCCTCCGCGGAGGTGGAGTTCGAGGGCGCCCTGGCCACCCGGCTGGGTCCGGAGGGGCGCGGTGTGGCGACGATCCTTGCGATGGTGAACGCCACCCGGCTGGACTGCGTACTCGGCTCGGCCGCCCTGATGCGCCGGGCCGTCGGCGAGGCGATCTGGCACGCCACGCACCGGTGGGCGTTCGGCCGCTCCCTCGCCGACCAGCCCGCGATGGCGAACGTGCTCGCCGACCTGGCACTGGAACAGGAGGCCGCGACCACGCTGGCGATGCGGCTGGCGGCGGCGACCGACGCTGCCGCGACCGACCCGGGCGAGCGGGCGCTGCTGCGGATCGCCCTGCCGGCGGCGAAGTACTACGTGTGCAAGCGGGCCCCGGCAGTGGCCGCGGAGGCGCTGGAGTGCCTCGGCGGCAACGGCTACGTCGAGGAGTCCGGCATGCCGATGCTGTTCCGGGAGTCGCCGCTGAACTCCATCTGGGAGGGCGCAGGCTCGGTCCAGGCACTCGACGTGCTCCGCGCGCTGAGCCGCGAACCCGACGCGCTGACCGCCTGGCTGGGCGAGATCGCCCCCGCCCGCGGCGCGGACCCGCGGCTGGACCACGCGGTGGACGACCTGCTGACCTCGCTCGCGGACCTGTCCGAACCGGAGTACGCCGCCCGCCGGCTGGCGGAGCGTATCGCCGTCGTGTTCCAGGGCGCCCTGCTCGTGCGGTACGCCCCGGCCGAGGCGGCGGACGCCTTCTGCGCCTCCCGGCTCGGCCCGGGCGGGTGCGCGACGTTCGGGACGCTCCCCCGAGGGACCGACGCGGCGGCGGTCGTCGAACGTGCCGCGCCCGCACCTCTGCCCGCTGGGGACGACGGCTAG
- a CDS encoding DUF4865 family protein — protein MQYELTLPADYDMDVIRERVALGGHLLDDRAGLGLKAYVIRERGVGGSPVNQYAPFYLWNDTGAMAHFLLGGGGFQNIVRDFGRPPVRHWVGVAWQAGPARAEVPRAASRLVAPAPVDADTDGTGLGLATWAERETVVLRELAGRDDVHTAALAVDPHHWQAVWFVLWRDSVPADAEIAETATATATERYEVLHLSAPGP, from the coding sequence ATGCAGTACGAACTCACCCTGCCGGCCGACTACGACATGGACGTCATCCGCGAGCGGGTGGCGCTGGGAGGCCACCTGCTCGACGACCGCGCCGGGCTCGGGCTGAAGGCGTACGTCATCCGTGAACGCGGCGTGGGTGGCTCGCCGGTGAACCAGTACGCGCCGTTCTACCTGTGGAACGACACCGGCGCGATGGCGCACTTCCTGCTGGGCGGCGGCGGATTCCAGAACATCGTCCGCGACTTCGGGCGCCCGCCCGTTCGACACTGGGTGGGCGTCGCCTGGCAGGCCGGCCCCGCCCGTGCGGAGGTTCCCAGGGCGGCCTCCCGGCTCGTCGCCCCCGCGCCCGTCGACGCGGACACCGACGGGACCGGCCTCGGCCTGGCAACGTGGGCCGAGCGGGAGACCGTGGTCCTTCGTGAGCTCGCCGGACGAGATGACGTCCACACCGCGGCTCTGGCGGTCGATCCGCACCACTGGCAGGCGGTGTGGTTCGTGCTGTGGAGGGACTCGGTGCCGGCGGACGCCGAGATCGCCGAAACGGCCACGGCCACGGCCACGGAACGCTACGAGGTGCTGCACCTGTCCGCGCCAGGCCCATGA
- a CDS encoding YihY/virulence factor BrkB family protein, which produces MRAGPVGARSVVRIRRRVRRTLLWRLVHGTVATCLRYRVTGLAAEGAFFAILSLPPLVFGLAGSVGYVVGGFGPEAIGDVKGQLVDIARGALTEDSVQRVIVPTLDAVLDRGRADVISIGFVLALWSGSRALNVLIDTITIMYGFGGRRGIVRTRVLSFSMYVVALAIGIVVIPLVLAGPTLVDSILPARLEFLVSLYWPVVVVASTGFLATLYHLALPERTPWRHDFGGAAVAMVMWLAGGWVLRTTLTRTIGGTSIYGPLAAPIVVLLWLYVVVISLLVGAAFNATLHAHLERRTEARRRVADGAEAPREVSPRPAEVLPGVTVGEHPLEARSTDDVTDDVPDQPRAK; this is translated from the coding sequence ATGAGGGCCGGACCCGTGGGGGCGCGAAGCGTGGTGAGGATCCGCCGCCGGGTCCGGCGGACGCTCCTGTGGCGGCTTGTCCATGGAACGGTCGCGACCTGCCTGCGCTACCGCGTCACCGGCCTGGCGGCGGAGGGCGCGTTCTTCGCCATCCTGTCCCTTCCGCCCCTGGTCTTCGGGCTCGCCGGTTCCGTCGGGTATGTCGTGGGCGGATTCGGCCCGGAGGCCATCGGCGACGTCAAGGGCCAACTGGTCGACATCGCCCGCGGCGCGCTCACCGAGGACAGCGTTCAGCGGGTGATCGTTCCCACGCTGGACGCCGTCCTGGACCGCGGTCGCGCCGACGTCATCTCCATTGGTTTCGTGCTCGCCCTGTGGTCGGGCTCACGGGCGCTGAACGTCCTCATCGACACGATCACGATCATGTACGGCTTCGGCGGCCGCCGCGGCATCGTCCGGACCAGGGTGCTGTCGTTCTCGATGTACGTCGTGGCCCTGGCCATCGGCATCGTGGTCATCCCGCTGGTGCTGGCGGGCCCCACCCTGGTCGACTCGATCCTCCCGGCGCGGCTGGAGTTCCTGGTCTCGTTGTACTGGCCGGTCGTGGTGGTGGCCTCCACCGGGTTCCTCGCCACGCTCTACCACCTGGCACTGCCGGAGCGGACCCCGTGGCGGCACGACTTCGGCGGCGCCGCCGTGGCCATGGTGATGTGGCTTGCCGGTGGCTGGGTGTTGCGAACCACCCTCACCCGGACCATCGGCGGCACCTCGATCTACGGTCCGCTGGCCGCACCGATCGTGGTGCTGCTGTGGCTGTACGTCGTGGTGATCTCGCTGCTGGTCGGTGCGGCGTTCAACGCGACCCTGCACGCGCACCTGGAACGCCGTACCGAGGCCCGCCGCCGGGTGGCGGACGGGGCGGAGGCTCCGCGAGAGGTGTCGCCGCGCCCGGCCGAGGTGCTGCCCGGTGTGACGGTCGGGGAGCACCCGCTGGAGGC
- a CDS encoding nitrite/sulfite reductase, which yields MPIASQAADRTADRRVAAPRKPRPKRGEGQWALGYREPLNKNEQLKKDDDALNVRARIEQIYAKRGFDSIDPTDLRGRFRWWGLYTQRKPGIDGGRTATLEPEELDDEYFMLRVRIDGGQLTVAQLRAIADVSSTYARDSADITDRQNIQLHWVRIEDVPAIWERLESVGLQTQEACGDCPRVIIASPVAGIAADEIIDPTPAVEEIARRYIGSPEFSNLPRKYKTALTGHPDHDVAPEINDVAFVGVVHPEHGPGFDVWVGGGLSTNPMLTERLGVWVPRDEVPEMWWAVTSVFRDYGYRRLRHRARLKFLMSDWGPAKFRQVVEDEYLKRKLVDGPAPAIPAVPGDHVGVHRQKDGKFFLGLAPVAGRVSGTLLGKFADVVEAHGSDRVRTTPHQKLLVLDVEEAQVESAVAAFADLGLHARPSAWRRNTMACTGIEYCKLAIVETKKRAHDLIDELERRIPELDVPVTVNLNGCPNSCARIQVADIGLKGQIVLDRDGNQVEGYQVHLGGGLGLDAGFGRKLRGLKVTSAELPDYIERVVRHYLDQREPQERFAQWVTRAPQEALA from the coding sequence ATGCCTATTGCGTCCCAGGCCGCCGACCGCACCGCCGACCGCCGCGTCGCCGCGCCCCGAAAGCCGCGCCCGAAGCGCGGTGAGGGCCAGTGGGCGCTCGGCTACCGCGAGCCCCTGAACAAGAACGAGCAGCTGAAGAAGGACGACGACGCGCTGAACGTCCGCGCGAGGATCGAGCAGATCTACGCCAAGCGCGGCTTCGACTCCATCGACCCCACCGACCTGCGTGGGCGGTTCCGCTGGTGGGGCCTCTACACCCAGCGCAAGCCCGGGATCGACGGCGGCCGCACCGCCACGCTGGAGCCGGAGGAACTGGACGACGAGTACTTCATGCTCCGGGTCCGTATCGACGGCGGCCAGCTCACCGTCGCCCAGTTGCGGGCCATCGCCGACGTCTCCTCGACGTACGCCAGGGACAGCGCCGACATCACCGACCGGCAGAACATCCAGCTGCACTGGGTCCGGATCGAGGACGTCCCGGCCATCTGGGAACGCCTGGAGTCGGTCGGCCTGCAGACCCAGGAGGCGTGCGGTGACTGCCCGCGGGTGATCATCGCCAGCCCGGTCGCCGGGATCGCCGCCGACGAGATCATCGACCCGACACCCGCGGTGGAGGAGATCGCGCGCCGCTACATCGGCAGCCCGGAGTTCTCCAACCTGCCCCGCAAGTACAAGACCGCGCTCACCGGGCACCCCGACCACGACGTGGCGCCGGAGATCAACGATGTCGCGTTCGTCGGCGTGGTGCACCCCGAGCACGGGCCCGGCTTCGACGTGTGGGTCGGCGGTGGGCTGTCCACCAACCCGATGCTCACCGAGCGGCTGGGCGTGTGGGTGCCCCGCGACGAGGTGCCGGAGATGTGGTGGGCGGTCACCAGCGTCTTCCGCGACTACGGCTACCGGCGGCTGCGGCACCGTGCCCGGCTGAAGTTCCTCATGTCCGACTGGGGCCCTGCGAAGTTCCGGCAGGTGGTCGAGGACGAGTACCTCAAGCGGAAGCTGGTCGACGGGCCCGCGCCGGCCATCCCTGCCGTACCCGGCGACCACGTGGGCGTCCACCGGCAGAAGGACGGGAAGTTCTTCCTCGGCCTGGCCCCTGTCGCGGGCCGGGTCTCGGGCACCCTGCTCGGGAAGTTCGCCGACGTGGTGGAGGCGCACGGCAGTGACCGCGTACGCACCACGCCGCACCAGAAGCTGCTCGTCCTCGACGTCGAGGAGGCCCAGGTCGAGTCGGCGGTGGCCGCGTTCGCCGACCTCGGCCTGCACGCCCGCCCGTCGGCGTGGCGGCGCAACACCATGGCCTGCACCGGCATCGAGTACTGCAAGCTCGCCATCGTCGAGACCAAGAAGCGCGCGCACGACCTGATCGACGAGCTCGAACGCCGGATCCCCGAGCTCGACGTCCCGGTCACCGTCAACCTCAACGGCTGCCCGAACTCCTGCGCCCGGATCCAGGTGGCCGACATCGGCCTGAAGGGCCAGATCGTGCTGGACCGTGACGGGAATCAGGTCGAGGGCTACCAGGTTCACCTCGGTGGTGGGCTCGGACTGGACGCGGGCTTCGGCCGCAAGCTGCGCGGACTGAAGGTCACCTCCGCCGAGCTGCCCGACTACATCGAACGCGTCGTACGGCACTACCTCGACCAGCGCGAGCCACAGGAGCGGTTCGCGCAGTGGGTCACCCGAGCTCCGCAGGAGGCCTTGGCATGA
- a CDS encoding sirohydrochlorin chelatase — protein sequence MPTAEGLLLVAHGSRDDRAAPVAHEVAAAVARLRPGLATGAAFLELATPTPQEAVESLAAQGVTDLAVVPFLLSDAYHAQEDLPAVADLARSRGWTVRLSRVLGPDPRLVEAMAARLAEARPSGEPPFDAVVLAAAGSSSRQANDTVAEVAADLGHLLGVPARWAFASAAAPTVEEAVGDLRARGADRVGVATYLLAPGFFADRIRAAAASGGAVAVTEPLGACPQVAAIVADRASLDDRLGRPDGGKPVTGN from the coding sequence ATGCCGACGGCTGAGGGCCTGCTGCTGGTCGCGCACGGCAGCCGCGACGACCGCGCCGCGCCGGTCGCCCACGAGGTCGCGGCGGCGGTGGCGCGGCTGCGTCCCGGCCTCGCCACCGGCGCGGCGTTCCTCGAGCTCGCCACACCGACACCGCAGGAGGCGGTCGAGAGCCTCGCCGCCCAAGGCGTCACCGACCTGGCCGTCGTGCCGTTCCTGCTCAGCGACGCCTACCACGCCCAGGAGGACCTGCCGGCGGTCGCGGACCTCGCCCGGTCGCGCGGCTGGACAGTCCGGCTGAGCCGGGTGCTCGGCCCGGATCCCCGGCTGGTGGAGGCGATGGCCGCCCGGCTCGCCGAGGCCCGACCATCCGGGGAGCCGCCCTTCGACGCGGTGGTGCTCGCCGCCGCGGGGTCGAGCAGCCGGCAGGCGAACGACACGGTGGCCGAGGTGGCCGCAGACCTCGGCCACCTGCTCGGCGTACCGGCCCGGTGGGCGTTCGCCTCCGCCGCCGCGCCCACCGTCGAGGAGGCGGTCGGTGACCTTCGGGCGCGCGGCGCCGACCGGGTGGGCGTCGCGACGTACCTGCTGGCGCCAGGCTTCTTCGCCGACCGGATCCGTGCGGCTGCGGCCTCCGGAGGTGCGGTGGCGGTCACCGAGCCGCTGGGCGCCTGCCCGCAGGTGGCGGCGATCGTCGCCGACCGTGCGAGCCTGGATGATCGCCTGGGCCGCCCGGATGGTGGAAAACCCGTAACGGGGAATTGA
- a CDS encoding phosphoadenylyl-sulfate reductase has product MTLATTAPRRCRDDLEALARQAGRDLEEASAAEIVRWAADTFGDRFAVTSSMQDTALAHLVSQQVPGVDVVFLDTGYHFPETLGTADAASVTIPINLVTVRPRQTVAEQDATLGPELYRRNPELCCQLRKVAPLERALTNYDAWATGIRRDESPTRANTPVVSWDARRGKVKIAPLARWSQDDVDRYVADNGVLTNPLLDDGYPSVGCWPCTRRVAEGEDARAGRWAGRAKTECGIHR; this is encoded by the coding sequence ATGACGCTGGCGACGACGGCTCCCAGGCGGTGCCGCGACGACCTGGAGGCGCTCGCCCGGCAGGCCGGCCGCGACCTCGAGGAGGCCAGCGCCGCGGAGATCGTGCGCTGGGCCGCCGACACTTTCGGCGACCGGTTCGCCGTCACCTCGTCCATGCAGGACACCGCGCTCGCCCACCTGGTCTCCCAGCAGGTGCCCGGGGTGGACGTGGTGTTTCTTGACACCGGCTACCACTTCCCCGAGACGCTGGGTACGGCCGACGCCGCGTCGGTCACCATCCCGATCAACCTGGTGACCGTGCGGCCGCGCCAGACCGTCGCGGAGCAGGACGCCACCCTCGGGCCCGAGCTGTACCGCCGCAACCCCGAACTGTGCTGCCAGCTCCGCAAGGTCGCCCCGCTGGAGCGGGCGCTGACCAACTACGACGCCTGGGCGACCGGGATCCGCCGGGACGAGAGCCCGACCCGGGCGAACACCCCCGTGGTCAGCTGGGACGCCCGGCGCGGCAAGGTGAAGATCGCTCCGCTGGCCCGCTGGTCCCAGGACGACGTGGACCGCTACGTCGCCGACAACGGCGTCCTCACCAACCCGCTGCTGGACGACGGGTACCCGTCGGTCGGCTGCTGGCCGTGCACCCGCCGGGTCGCCGAGGGCGAGGACGCGCGTGCTGGCCGGTGGGCGGGCCGGGCGAAGACCGAGTGCGGCATCCACAGATGA
- a CDS encoding TetR/AcrR family transcriptional regulator, with protein sequence MSSAERLIESTRELLWERGYTGTSPRAIQQRAGAGQGSMYHHFSGKPELARAAIGRTAEEMRATAEAVLSAPGPALERIAAYLHRERAVLRGCPVGRLTQDPDVMADATLSEPVKQTFAWLVGRIAEVLREGRDRGELDVALDPESTAATVVAVVQGGYVLARAAGSSEPFDRAVSGVASLLAARGTSARNDD encoded by the coding sequence GTGAGCAGCGCGGAACGCCTGATCGAGAGCACTCGGGAACTCCTGTGGGAACGCGGCTACACCGGCACCAGCCCCAGGGCCATCCAGCAGCGCGCCGGTGCCGGCCAGGGCAGCATGTACCACCACTTCTCCGGCAAGCCGGAGCTCGCCCGCGCCGCGATCGGCCGTACGGCGGAGGAGATGCGGGCGACGGCGGAGGCGGTGCTGTCCGCGCCCGGCCCGGCCCTGGAGCGGATCGCCGCCTACCTGCACAGGGAACGGGCGGTGCTGCGAGGGTGCCCGGTCGGGCGGCTCACCCAGGATCCGGACGTGATGGCCGACGCCACCCTCAGCGAGCCGGTGAAGCAGACCTTCGCCTGGCTGGTCGGACGCATTGCCGAGGTGCTCCGGGAGGGCCGGGACCGCGGGGAACTGGACGTCGCGCTGGACCCGGAGAGCACCGCCGCCACCGTGGTCGCCGTGGTGCAGGGCGGCTACGTGCTGGCCCGCGCCGCAGGCTCCTCCGAACCCTTCGACCGGGCGGTCTCCGGAGTGGCGAGCCTCCTCGCGGCACGCGGCACCTCCGCCCGGAACGACGACTAG
- the cobA gene encoding uroporphyrinogen-III C-methyltransferase, with protein MSPRYPLLLDLAGRRAVVVGGGPVAARRVGGLLDAGAVVTVVAPALCEDLAALVEPGRVEWVAREYAAGDLVGDLAGARVVQAATDDADTNAAVAAEAETAGIWCVRADDAKRSAAWTPATVRFDDVTVAVSAGRDPRRARRLKDRIATWLQSGELPLRRVRRTPGAGHVALVGGGPGDPGLITVRGRRLLADADVVVVDRLAPRALLDELDAEVEVVEAGKGPRAHALTQLEINDLLVARARAGQRVVRLKGGDPFVFGRGAEEALACARAGVPCEVVPGVTSAVAVPESVGIPVTHRAVARQFTVVSAHYARAGETPDWAGLAATEGTLVFLMGVGQLPALTEGLLRNGRPATTPVAVVERGTLPDQRTTTGTLATIAEVAAARGVRSPAVIVVGEVVDVAAELTALTAAAAEPAEAVEPAGAAGPAEGNAQGNADG; from the coding sequence ATGAGCCCGCGTTACCCGCTGCTGCTCGACCTCGCCGGCAGGCGTGCGGTCGTGGTCGGCGGCGGGCCGGTAGCCGCGCGGCGGGTGGGCGGGCTGCTGGACGCCGGTGCTGTGGTCACGGTGGTCGCGCCGGCGTTGTGTGAGGACCTGGCCGCCCTGGTGGAGCCCGGACGAGTGGAGTGGGTGGCCCGGGAGTACGCCGCCGGAGATCTGGTCGGTGACCTGGCCGGTGCCAGGGTGGTGCAGGCCGCCACCGACGACGCCGACACCAACGCCGCGGTGGCCGCCGAGGCCGAGACTGCCGGCATCTGGTGCGTACGCGCCGACGACGCGAAGCGGTCCGCGGCCTGGACGCCCGCCACGGTCCGGTTCGACGACGTGACCGTGGCGGTCTCCGCAGGCCGCGACCCGCGCCGGGCCCGCCGGCTGAAGGACCGCATCGCGACCTGGCTGCAGTCCGGGGAGCTGCCGCTGCGCCGGGTACGCCGCACGCCGGGCGCCGGCCACGTGGCGCTGGTGGGCGGCGGACCCGGTGACCCGGGACTGATCACCGTCCGCGGTCGGCGGCTGCTCGCCGACGCAGACGTGGTGGTGGTCGACCGGCTCGCCCCCCGGGCGCTGCTGGACGAGCTCGACGCCGAGGTCGAGGTGGTCGAGGCCGGCAAGGGGCCACGGGCGCACGCACTCACCCAGTTGGAGATCAACGACCTGCTGGTGGCCCGTGCCCGGGCCGGGCAGCGGGTCGTCCGGCTCAAGGGCGGTGACCCGTTCGTGTTCGGCCGGGGAGCCGAGGAGGCGCTCGCCTGTGCGCGGGCCGGTGTCCCCTGCGAGGTCGTACCCGGCGTGACCAGTGCGGTTGCCGTACCCGAGTCTGTCGGCATCCCGGTCACCCACCGCGCGGTGGCCCGGCAGTTCACGGTGGTGTCCGCTCATTACGCCCGTGCCGGGGAGACGCCCGACTGGGCGGGGCTCGCCGCCACGGAGGGCACGCTGGTGTTCCTGATGGGCGTCGGTCAGCTGCCCGCCCTGACCGAGGGGCTCCTCCGGAACGGCCGGCCCGCCACCACCCCCGTCGCCGTGGTCGAACGCGGCACCCTCCCCGACCAGCGCACCACCACCGGAACCCTGGCCACCATCGCCGAGGTCGCCGCCGCCCGCGGTGTCCGCTCCCCCGCCGTGATCGTGGTCGGCGAGGTGGTCGACGTCGCGGCCGAACTCACCGCGCTCACCGCAGCAGCGGCCGAGCCAGCCGAGGCAGTCGAGCCGGCCGGTGCGGCCGGCCCGGCCGAGGGGAATGCCCAGGGGAATGCCGACGGCTGA